A single Populus nigra chromosome 13, ddPopNigr1.1, whole genome shotgun sequence DNA region contains:
- the LOC133671202 gene encoding protein RIK isoform X2 — protein sequence MVEESSSRIPTDDSTANSDTSSSQSRQRRKRKWDQPAESLVSAGVPVSDTVQLGNVGSLVGISLPGAASVSGALLTNPQIAIVPPMFLVPSMPQNTAAVVPKLNQPKVQDELIIAREIVINDAESSVRYKLTKRQTQEEIQKFTGAVVITRGKYRPPNAPPDGEKPLYLHISAAAHLKDTAERILAVDRAAAMVDEMLKQGQSSQPASSIIQMPAVNGVKALSTCVFLGFDTDPKLNIAARIRGPNDQYISHIMNETGVTVVLRGRGSGNCESQSTGESQQPLHLFLSASNPKGLEDAKRLSENLLDTISLECGASRASSCKVYNAVPPPQTLTGAHAAGIEHKLNTSAVTGLMLPTMSSTPPIPASLVSVSGVATVCSQGTVSQCGAMLSCGQPQPSVAGYSQPFVMGGTSYSGYGGIYPQATPLQQVAQVLRQPPSPIPSTVSPTTSIANAAPNSGMNSIAEKEKRPTQKRKFQEVPVGSKGPAKLHQGSELSKSGKSLQADLGIRNISTMPAPKKLVHPSSNGMPPPPPRAMPPPPPPPKFTSSTPAARLQDKSNFWNKTMSDAVPDTLVKLMEYGEEDDDPEDTSEESPNGKSSIAAVRKPFWAL from the exons ATGGTAGAGGAAAGCAGTAGTAGGATTCCTACAGATGATTCGACGGCAAACTCGGATACCTCATCATCACAATCCAGGCAAAG GAGAAAGAGAAAGTGGGATCAGCCTGCGGAGTCACTGGTTTCAGCTGGAGTTCCAGTATCTGATACTGTACAATTAGGCAATGTGGGGTCTCTTGTTGGGATCTCGTTACCAGGGGCTGCTTCAGTTTCTGGTGCGCTTTTAACAAATCCACAAATTGCTATTGTTCCGCCTATGTTTCTGGTGCCTTCGATGCCACAAAATACTGCTGCCGTGGTCCCAAAACTAAATCAA CCTAAGGTTCAGGATGAGTTAATAATAGCACGGGAGATTGTTATAAATGATGCAGAGTCCTCTGTTCGCTACAAGCTTACAAAGCGGCAGACACAGGAAGAA ATTCAGAAATTCACTGGTGCTGTGGTGATAACTAG GGGCAAGTATCGTCCACCAAATGCACCGCCAGATGGTGAAAAGCCATTATATCTTCACATATCCGCGGCTGCTCAT TTAAAAGATACTGCAGAACGGATTTTGGCAGTTGATCGGGCAGCAGCCATGGTTGATGAAATGCTGAAACAGGGCCAGAGCTCACAGCCTGCTTCTTCCATTATACAAATGCCTGCAGTTAATGGAGTAAAG GCGCTAAGTACGTGTGTGTTTTTGGGCTTTGACACAGACCCAAAATTGAATATTGCTGCTCGAATTCGCGGACCAAAT GACCAGTACATAAGTCATATTATGAATGAAACAGGGGTTACAGTCGTACTAAGAGGGCGTGGTTCTGGAAACTGTGAAAGCCAAAGTACTGGAG AATCGCAGCAACcacttcatttatttttgtctgCTAGTAATCCAAAAGGTCTTGAAGATGCAAAACGTTTATCTGAAAACCTTCTGGATACAATCAGTTTAGAGTGTGGTGCTTCCAG GGCTTCGTCATGTAAAGTTTATAATGCTGTCCCACCACCGCAGACATTAACTGGAGCTCATGCTGCTGGGATTGAGCACAAACTAAATACAAGTGCAGTCACTGGATTGATGCTACCAACAATGAGCTCTACTCCACCTATTCCTGCTTCTTTGGTTTCAGTTTCCGGGGTTGCTACTGTCTGTTCCCAAGGGACTGTATCACAGTGTGGGGCAATGTTGAGCTGTGGGCAACCCCAGCCAAGTGTGGCTGGTTATTCCCAGCCTTTTGTAATGGGAGGAACGAGCTATAGTGGATATGGTGGTATATATCCTCAAGCCACACCTTTGCAACAAGTTGCCCAAGTCCTTAGGCAGCCACCTTCCCCCATCCCTTCCACAGTTTCTCCTACAACGTCTATAGCAAATGCAGCACCAAATTCAGGAATGAACTCTATTGCTGAAAAGGAGAAACGACCTACACAGAAGCGGAAGTTTCAGGAAGTACCAGTTGGTTCGAAGGGTCCTGCAAAACTTCATCAG GGATCAGAATTGTCCAAGTCTGGTAAATCGCTGCAGGCAGATTTGGGTATTAGAAATATCTCAACTATGCCAGCTCCAAAAAAGTTGGTCCACCCATCATCCAATGGAATGCCACCCCCTCCTCCACGAGCCATGCCTCCACCCCCACCTCCACCAAAGTTCACTTCATCAACTCCAGCTGCAAGACTGCAAGACAAGAGCAATTTTTGGAATAAAACCATGTCTGATGCTGTTCCTG ATACTTTAGTCAAACTGATGGAATATGGCGAAGAAGATGACGATCCTGAGGATACCAGTGAAGAATCCCCAAATGGGAAGTCCAGTATCGCGGCAGTTCGAAAACCATTTTGGGCTTTATGA
- the LOC133671202 gene encoding protein RIK isoform X1, whose product MVEESSSRIPTDDSTANSDTSSSQSRQRRKRKWDQPAESLVSAGVPVSDTVQLGNVGSLVGISLPGAASVSGALLTNPQIAIVPPMFLVPSMPQNTAAVVPKLNQPKVQDELIIAREIVINDAESSVRYKLTKRQTQEEIQKFTGAVVITRGKYRPPNAPPDGEKPLYLHISAAAHLKDTAERILAVDRAAAMVDEMLKQGQSSQPASSIIQMPAVNGVKALSTCVFLGFDTDPKLNIAARIRGPNDQYISHIMNETGVTVVLRGRGSGNCESQSTGESQQPLHLFLSASNPKGLEDAKRLSENLLDTISLECGASRASSCKVYNAVPPPQTLTGAHAAGIEHKLNTSAVTGLMLPTMSSTPPIPASLVSVSGVATVCSQGTVSQCGAMLSCGQPQPSVAGYSQPFVMGGTSYSGYGGIYPQATPLQQVAQVLRQPPSPIPSTVSPTTSIANAAPNSGMNSIAEKEKRPTQKRKFQEVPVGSKGPAKLHQGSELSKSGKSLQADLGIRNISTMPAPKKLVHPSSNGMPPPPPRAMPPPPPPPKFTSSTPAARLQDKSNFWNKTMSDAVPVVSDTLVKLMEYGEEDDDPEDTSEESPNGKSSIAAVRKPFWAL is encoded by the exons ATGGTAGAGGAAAGCAGTAGTAGGATTCCTACAGATGATTCGACGGCAAACTCGGATACCTCATCATCACAATCCAGGCAAAG GAGAAAGAGAAAGTGGGATCAGCCTGCGGAGTCACTGGTTTCAGCTGGAGTTCCAGTATCTGATACTGTACAATTAGGCAATGTGGGGTCTCTTGTTGGGATCTCGTTACCAGGGGCTGCTTCAGTTTCTGGTGCGCTTTTAACAAATCCACAAATTGCTATTGTTCCGCCTATGTTTCTGGTGCCTTCGATGCCACAAAATACTGCTGCCGTGGTCCCAAAACTAAATCAA CCTAAGGTTCAGGATGAGTTAATAATAGCACGGGAGATTGTTATAAATGATGCAGAGTCCTCTGTTCGCTACAAGCTTACAAAGCGGCAGACACAGGAAGAA ATTCAGAAATTCACTGGTGCTGTGGTGATAACTAG GGGCAAGTATCGTCCACCAAATGCACCGCCAGATGGTGAAAAGCCATTATATCTTCACATATCCGCGGCTGCTCAT TTAAAAGATACTGCAGAACGGATTTTGGCAGTTGATCGGGCAGCAGCCATGGTTGATGAAATGCTGAAACAGGGCCAGAGCTCACAGCCTGCTTCTTCCATTATACAAATGCCTGCAGTTAATGGAGTAAAG GCGCTAAGTACGTGTGTGTTTTTGGGCTTTGACACAGACCCAAAATTGAATATTGCTGCTCGAATTCGCGGACCAAAT GACCAGTACATAAGTCATATTATGAATGAAACAGGGGTTACAGTCGTACTAAGAGGGCGTGGTTCTGGAAACTGTGAAAGCCAAAGTACTGGAG AATCGCAGCAACcacttcatttatttttgtctgCTAGTAATCCAAAAGGTCTTGAAGATGCAAAACGTTTATCTGAAAACCTTCTGGATACAATCAGTTTAGAGTGTGGTGCTTCCAG GGCTTCGTCATGTAAAGTTTATAATGCTGTCCCACCACCGCAGACATTAACTGGAGCTCATGCTGCTGGGATTGAGCACAAACTAAATACAAGTGCAGTCACTGGATTGATGCTACCAACAATGAGCTCTACTCCACCTATTCCTGCTTCTTTGGTTTCAGTTTCCGGGGTTGCTACTGTCTGTTCCCAAGGGACTGTATCACAGTGTGGGGCAATGTTGAGCTGTGGGCAACCCCAGCCAAGTGTGGCTGGTTATTCCCAGCCTTTTGTAATGGGAGGAACGAGCTATAGTGGATATGGTGGTATATATCCTCAAGCCACACCTTTGCAACAAGTTGCCCAAGTCCTTAGGCAGCCACCTTCCCCCATCCCTTCCACAGTTTCTCCTACAACGTCTATAGCAAATGCAGCACCAAATTCAGGAATGAACTCTATTGCTGAAAAGGAGAAACGACCTACACAGAAGCGGAAGTTTCAGGAAGTACCAGTTGGTTCGAAGGGTCCTGCAAAACTTCATCAG GGATCAGAATTGTCCAAGTCTGGTAAATCGCTGCAGGCAGATTTGGGTATTAGAAATATCTCAACTATGCCAGCTCCAAAAAAGTTGGTCCACCCATCATCCAATGGAATGCCACCCCCTCCTCCACGAGCCATGCCTCCACCCCCACCTCCACCAAAGTTCACTTCATCAACTCCAGCTGCAAGACTGCAAGACAAGAGCAATTTTTGGAATAAAACCATGTCTGATGCTGTTCCTG TTGTTTCAGATACTTTAGTCAAACTGATGGAATATGGCGAAGAAGATGACGATCCTGAGGATACCAGTGAAGAATCCCCAAATGGGAAGTCCAGTATCGCGGCAGTTCGAAAACCATTTTGGGCTTTATGA